The window GAAGCGGCGCAGCGTGACGTCGAGCTGCGTGATGGTCCCGCCGTACAGCGACGCGCCCGCGACGACGTGGTCGCCCGCACCGGCGAGCGCCGCGAACGTGACGAACTCGGCGGCCTGGCCGGACGACGTCGCGACGGCCCCGAGGCCGCCCTCGAGCGAGGCGAGCCGCTCCTCCAGGGCCGACACCGTCGGGTTGCCGATGCGGGTGTAGATGAGCCCGTACTTCTGGAGGGCGAAGAGGTTCGCGGCGTCCGCGGTGTCCTCGAAGACGAAGCTCGTCGACTGGTAGATCGGCACCGCCCGGGCACCGGTCGTGGGGTCCGGCGCGCCGCCGGCGTGCAGGGCACGGGTGCGGAACCCGAACTGCCGCTCGCTCATGCGGCCCAGGGTGCCACCGCGCGGTCGCGTGACGGCGGGTGGTCCCAGCCCTAGTGTCCGCGGCATGGCCCTGCACGTGAACTCCGTGACCGTCGACTCCCTCGACCCGGCCGCGCAGGCACGCTTCTGGGTGGAGGCGCTCGGCTGGCACCTCGTCCACTCCGCCGACGACGGCAGCGCGGCCGTCATCGCGCCCGCGGCCACACGTGCGGAGGGCGGCAAGGCGTTCCCCGTCATGTTCTGGCGCGTGCAGGAGGCGAAGACGGCCGGCAAGAACCGCTGGCACTTCGACCTCGCCCCCGACGACCAGGCCGCCGAGGTCGCGCGCCTGGAGGCGCTCGGGGCGCGCCGCGCCGACATCGGGCAGGGCGGCGACGAGCACGTCACGTGGGTGGTCATGGCCGACCCGGAGGGCAACGAGTTCTGCGTGCTGGCGAGCCTGCCCTCCTCCTGAGGCGGCGGACGCGCACGACCTCGGGCGCGTGACCCTAGTGGTTGCCGACCGACCGGTAAAGCCTTGTTCTCGTTGATCACGCGGCCCTAGGTTTCGCGGATCCTCCCAGCGAAAGGCGACCGCATGTCGTTCGTACCCGCGCTGTCCTCCCGACGGGCGCGTGCCGTCGTCGGGCTGACGGGCGCCCTCGTCGTCACCGGGGCCCTGGTGACCGTCCCGTCGGCCGTGGCCGACCCGACCAACGTCCTGTCCGTCGGCGCCGCGCAGTCCCGCGACTGCGCCGCCGGACCCGCCCGCGGCGCGGGCGTCGACTCCTACACCGTGACCGCCCCGACGAGCGGCCTCGTCGAGGCCGGCATCGCGGGCAGCGGCGACTGGGACCTCGCGGTCCTCGACGCGGCCGGCGACGTCGTCGCCGCCAGCGCCGGCTTCGGCGGTCGGGAGAAGGCGACCGGCTTCGTCGACGCCGGCACCGAGCTCACGGTCCAGGGCTGCCTGCTGTCCGGGCGCCCCGGCGAGGTGACCGTCGACCTCACGTTCCTCGAGATCCTCGGCGAGCCGGAGACCTCGCAGCTCGTCACCGTCGAGACCCCGGACCGGAAGGCCAAGGAGCGCCTGCAGGCCCTCGACCTCGACCTCACCGAGCACGGCACGCCCACGAGCATCGACGTCGTCCTCCACGGCGAGGCCGACGCCGAGGCGCTCGAGGAGGCCGGCTTCGACTACGACGTCGAGATCGCCGACCTCGGGGCGCAGTCCGCAGCCGACCGCCGCGCCGACGCGCAGTTCGCCGCCGCCAACGAGACGACGGGCCTGCCGAGCGGGCGCACCGAGTACCGGCGCCTCGCGGACTACGAGGCCGAGCTCAAGCAGCTCGTCGCCGCCAACCCCGGCCTGGTCCGCCCGATCACGCTCGAGGAGCTCACGGTCGAGGGCCGCGAGGTCCACGGCATCGAGATCACGACCGACGTCGACCGGGTCCACGACGGCAAGCCCGTCTTCCTCCACATGGGACTGCACCACGCCCGTGAGTGGCCCTCGGGCGAGCACGCCATGGAGTGGGCGTACGAGCTGCTCGACGGCTACGGCAGCGACGCCGAGATCACCGACCTCGTCGAGGAGACGCGCACGATCATCGTCCCGGTCGTGAACCCGGACGGCTTCACGATCTCCCGCGAGGCGACGACGACCGACACCTTCGGCACGTTCTCCTACGACAACAAGCGCAAGAACTGCGCGATCAGCGCCGTCACGCCGGCGCAGTTCCGCACGGGCACGTGCGCGGCGAACAACGCCGGCCGCTACCGCGGCACGGACCTCAACCGCAACTACGGCGGCCTGTGGGGCGGGCCGGGTGCGAGCACGAGCTGGTCGAGCGACACCTACCGCGGTGACGAACCGTTCTCCGAGCCGGAGAGCCGCAACATCCAGGCGCTCGTGGCCAGCCGCTCGGTGACGACGCTCATCACCAACCACACGTACAGCAACCTGTGGCTGCGCCCGCCCGGCGTCGCCGCGACGGGTGCCCCGCTCGAGGAGCCGCTGTACAAGGCGCTCGGCGCGAAGGCGACCGCCCACAACGGCTACGCCAACATCCCGTCGTACGAGCTGTACGACACGACGGGCGGCACGGAGGACTGGGCGTTCTGGACGGCCGGCTCGATGGGCTTCACCCCGGAGATCGGCGACGAGAACTTCCACCCGGCCTTCGAGCGGGCGGTCGTCGCCGAGTACCTCGGTCTCGAGCCCGCGGCCGGTGCGGGCCTGGGCGGCAACCGCGCGGCCTACCTGGAGATCCAGCGGGCGACCGCCGACCCGGCGTACCACTCGCGCATCGTCGGCACGGCGCCCGCGGGCTGGAGCATCGAGGTGAGCAAGCAGTTCCTCACCTCGACCTCCCCGGTCGTCGGCCGCGGCGGCGAGGTCATCCAGTTCGAGGACTCGCTGTC of the Aquipuribacter nitratireducens genome contains:
- a CDS encoding VOC family protein, with amino-acid sequence MALHVNSVTVDSLDPAAQARFWVEALGWHLVHSADDGSAAVIAPAATRAEGGKAFPVMFWRVQEAKTAGKNRWHFDLAPDDQAAEVARLEALGARRADIGQGGDEHVTWVVMADPEGNEFCVLASLPSS
- a CDS encoding M14 family metallopeptidase; this encodes MSFVPALSSRRARAVVGLTGALVVTGALVTVPSAVADPTNVLSVGAAQSRDCAAGPARGAGVDSYTVTAPTSGLVEAGIAGSGDWDLAVLDAAGDVVAASAGFGGREKATGFVDAGTELTVQGCLLSGRPGEVTVDLTFLEILGEPETSQLVTVETPDRKAKERLQALDLDLTEHGTPTSIDVVLHGEADAEALEEAGFDYDVEIADLGAQSAADRRADAQFAAANETTGLPSGRTEYRRLADYEAELKQLVAANPGLVRPITLEELTVEGREVHGIEITTDVDRVHDGKPVFLHMGLHHAREWPSGEHAMEWAYELLDGYGSDAEITDLVEETRTIIVPVVNPDGFTISREATTTDTFGTFSYDNKRKNCAISAVTPAQFRTGTCAANNAGRYRGTDLNRNYGGLWGGPGASTSWSSDTYRGDEPFSEPESRNIQALVASRSVTTLITNHTYSNLWLRPPGVAATGAPLEEPLYKALGAKATAHNGYANIPSYELYDTTGGTEDWAFWTAGSMGFTPEIGDENFHPAFERAVVAEYLGLEPAAGAGLGGNRAAYLEIQRATADPAYHSRIVGTAPAGWSIEVSKQFLTSTSPVVGRGGEVIQFEDSLSSRYDSTGGRFDFAVNPSTRPIVAGRDGREPTAPPQPPATLANPAGTPGENRALSLSGPYETTTFTIEEGYDNAFADLRFTWGSAAVADWDFYVFDADGDVVGSAATGAQPEVVTLRDPVPGDYTVVVFNYAGGVNDDWSGSVSYRNPTPRVVNEPEAWTLTCTDQRGEVKAVRDVVVARGETVDVANVCAAQSRASKAASRG